One Bradyrhizobium manausense DNA segment encodes these proteins:
- a CDS encoding COG4705 family protein: MLNKVPEATAIFWVIKILSTTVGETGADYLAVHVGLGASLTAIFMTGLLIATLLLQFSRRAYIPWIYWLTVVLVSIVGTQLTDLLTDKLEISLYISTAAFACALAATFAVWYGAERTLSIHSIVTTKRELFYWIAILFTFALGTAAGDLATEALGLGFQLGVVAFGVLIVAVTATYYIGGHPVLTFWLAYILTRPLGASLGDLLSQAREYGGIGLGTIQTSIVFLTVIVGLVAWVTFEGEGARRADPAQ; this comes from the coding sequence ATGCTGAACAAGGTTCCAGAGGCCACCGCGATCTTCTGGGTCATCAAGATCCTATCGACCACCGTCGGCGAAACCGGCGCCGACTATCTCGCGGTACATGTCGGCCTCGGCGCCAGCCTGACTGCAATCTTCATGACCGGCCTGCTCATCGCCACCCTCCTGCTTCAGTTCAGCCGCCGCGCCTATATACCCTGGATCTACTGGCTCACCGTCGTGCTCGTCAGCATCGTCGGCACACAGCTTACCGATCTCCTCACCGACAAGCTCGAGATCAGTCTCTACATCAGCACCGCCGCCTTCGCCTGCGCGCTCGCGGCGACCTTTGCGGTCTGGTACGGCGCCGAGCGCACGCTGTCGATTCACAGCATCGTCACAACCAAGCGCGAGTTGTTCTACTGGATAGCGATCCTGTTCACCTTCGCGCTCGGCACTGCGGCAGGTGATCTTGCGACGGAAGCGCTCGGTCTCGGCTTCCAGCTCGGCGTCGTCGCCTTCGGCGTGCTGATCGTGGCAGTCACTGCGACCTATTACATCGGTGGCCACCCCGTCCTCACCTTCTGGCTCGCCTACATTCTCACCCGTCCGCTCGGCGCCTCCCTCGGCGATCTTCTGTCACAGGCCCGCGAGTATGGCGGCATCGGGCTCGGGACCATCCAGACCAGCATCGTCTTCCTCACCGTGATCGTCGGCCTCGTCGCTTGGGTGACGTTCGAGGGCGAAGGAGCACGCCGGGCTGATCCAGCGCAGTAA
- a CDS encoding COG4705 family protein, giving the protein MDDYTNSNLVSESKVPEVTLGFWIIKIAATTLGETGGDTVTMTLNWGYLAGTCLFLAAMIVLVAAQIRASKFHPALYWATIVASTTFGTTMADFADRSLGIGYTGGSTLLLACLVLVLGLWYRAEGTISVNSVSSPRVEAFYWGAITFSQTLGTALGDWIADTGDMGYRGGALIFAAGLAVIAALYVWTRISRVTLFWIAFILTRPLGATVGDFLDKPLDHGGLALSRPLASAVIAAFMVVCLLLIPQRAGQHSGGHAAERA; this is encoded by the coding sequence ATGGACGATTACACGAACAGCAACCTCGTCAGCGAAAGCAAGGTCCCCGAAGTCACGCTCGGCTTCTGGATCATCAAGATCGCTGCCACGACGCTGGGCGAGACTGGCGGCGACACCGTCACGATGACGTTGAACTGGGGCTATCTCGCGGGCACATGCCTGTTCCTGGCGGCAATGATCGTTCTCGTCGCCGCGCAGATCCGCGCGAGCAAGTTTCACCCGGCGTTGTATTGGGCGACCATCGTGGCCTCGACCACCTTCGGCACCACGATGGCCGATTTCGCCGACCGCTCGCTCGGCATCGGCTACACCGGCGGATCGACGCTGCTCCTCGCCTGTCTCGTGCTGGTGCTCGGCCTCTGGTATCGCGCGGAGGGAACGATCTCGGTCAACAGCGTCAGCAGTCCGCGGGTCGAGGCCTTCTACTGGGGCGCGATCACCTTCTCGCAGACACTCGGCACCGCGCTCGGCGACTGGATCGCCGATACCGGCGACATGGGCTATCGCGGCGGCGCGCTGATCTTTGCGGCCGGGCTTGCCGTCATCGCCGCGCTGTATGTCTGGACCCGCATCTCACGTGTCACGCTGTTCTGGATCGCGTTCATCCTGACGCGTCCGCTCGGCGCGACCGTCGGCGATTTCCTCGACAAGCCGCTCGATCATGGCGGGCTGGCGCTGAGCCGGCCGCTGGCCTCCGCCGTGATCGCGGCGTTCATGGTGGTCTGCCTGCTGCTGATCCCACAGCGCGCCGGACAGCATTCCGGCGGCCATGCGGCCGAACGCGCCTAG
- a CDS encoding response regulator transcription factor → MRVLLIEDDRMVGAAVEQALKDAAYAVDWVRDGETALVAAASESYEVLLLDLGLPNVDGRDILRRLRADGRKLPIIIVTARDAIDDRIEGLDLGADDYLVKPFEIRELLARMRAVTRREASGSPALLGNGTLSLDPASREASYLAKSAVLTAREFALLQALLSRAGTILARSELERQIYGWNEEVASNAIEFLIHAVRKKLGADAIRNVRGVGWMVDRP, encoded by the coding sequence TTGCGGGTTCTGTTGATCGAGGACGACAGGATGGTCGGCGCAGCTGTCGAGCAGGCGCTGAAGGATGCTGCCTATGCGGTCGACTGGGTCAGAGACGGCGAGACCGCGCTGGTGGCGGCCGCAAGCGAGTCCTACGAGGTGCTGCTGCTGGATCTCGGTCTGCCGAACGTGGATGGCCGTGACATCCTGAGGCGGCTGCGCGCCGACGGTCGCAAGCTTCCCATTATCATCGTGACGGCGCGCGATGCCATCGACGACAGGATCGAGGGCCTCGACCTCGGCGCTGACGATTATCTCGTCAAGCCGTTTGAGATCCGCGAATTGCTGGCGCGGATGCGTGCGGTCACCCGGCGCGAGGCCAGCGGTTCGCCGGCGCTGCTCGGCAATGGCACGCTCAGTCTCGACCCCGCGAGCCGTGAGGCGTCGTATCTGGCAAAATCCGCAGTGCTCACCGCGCGCGAGTTCGCGCTGCTGCAGGCGCTGCTGTCGCGCGCCGGCACGATTCTGGCGCGCAGCGAGCTGGAGCGGCAGATCTACGGCTGGAATGAGGAGGTCGCGAGCAACGCGATCGAATTCCTGATCCACGCCGTGCGCAAGAAGCTCGGGGCCGACGCGATCCGCAACGTGCGCGGCGTCGGCTGGATGGTGGACCGCCCATGA